The following are encoded together in the Proteiniphilum saccharofermentans genome:
- a CDS encoding STN domain-containing protein: MRITVFLFFFCIVFSHAATSHSQEAKLSLHLKSTTIKEACKEIEKQSGLVFVFADNTEDATEKKVNIRVSSRSISNIMDNLLSDTGLEYRILDKQVVLYKEEKKIDVSEIRTIILEEKVQQQKKTITGKVRDNNSEAIIGANIMEKGTTNGTVTDIDGNFTLSVENNAVLHVSYIGYITQDIPTTGRTILEIVLQEDLKSLDEVVVVAFGKMKKEAFTGSAGVMKSDDLVKAQVSNPASALAGRVAGVQLSNSSSQLGSSPSITIRGFGSISSDTEPLIVVDGMPFDGDLNLINSSDIESMTVLKDAASNALYGARGANGVIMITTKRGTSGDAKITFDSKWASESSRYSAKNRLFPSPERWIQGHPFCFRRSLPGVAAPGRGRRLFRFSNDNIARYFKFLLRRCHLFHRYNFRRGGYAHRLTLHLHHHVAPHHIFHFRSLIAPYAHLAAFIAQKFHLSEIFHLHLSQQLVCQALDIHPQRIDCPGLLIMFTALLVQVDFPVIVPFDDLQRVGGVILSHHLHRYCCLDCLPLAPLIEIGDDLHLHAHCLGSGAYDSLLDGVSSLASIRLQLFYR; the protein is encoded by the coding sequence ATGAGAATAACAGTATTCTTGTTCTTTTTCTGCATTGTCTTTTCTCACGCAGCCACAAGCCATTCTCAGGAAGCGAAACTCTCGCTTCATTTAAAATCGACAACCATAAAAGAGGCTTGTAAAGAAATAGAGAAGCAGAGCGGACTTGTGTTTGTCTTTGCTGACAATACCGAAGACGCTACGGAGAAAAAAGTAAATATCCGTGTAAGCAGCCGATCCATCAGTAATATTATGGATAACCTGCTTTCCGATACAGGACTGGAATATAGGATATTAGATAAACAAGTGGTTCTTTACAAGGAAGAGAAAAAAATCGATGTCTCGGAAATCCGCACTATTATCCTAGAAGAAAAAGTACAGCAACAGAAAAAGACAATTACCGGAAAAGTCAGGGATAATAACAGTGAAGCCATTATTGGGGCGAACATTATGGAGAAAGGCACTACCAACGGTACGGTAACGGATATCGATGGGAATTTCACCTTAAGTGTGGAAAATAATGCCGTACTTCATGTTTCCTATATTGGATACATAACACAAGATATTCCTACGACAGGAAGGACAATTTTAGAAATCGTTTTACAGGAAGACCTGAAATCGCTAGATGAAGTAGTGGTTGTTGCTTTCGGCAAGATGAAAAAAGAAGCCTTTACAGGTTCTGCCGGTGTCATGAAATCGGATGATCTGGTTAAAGCGCAGGTGAGTAATCCCGCCAGTGCGTTGGCCGGACGCGTAGCCGGTGTACAGTTGTCCAACTCTTCGTCTCAATTAGGCAGTTCCCCTTCTATAACAATTCGCGGATTCGGTTCTATTTCTTCCGATACGGAGCCTTTAATTGTGGTGGACGGGATGCCTTTCGACGGAGACCTCAATTTGATTAATTCAAGCGATATTGAATCGATGACTGTACTGAAAGATGCCGCTTCAAATGCTCTTTATGGAGCACGCGGTGCAAACGGTGTAATCATGATTACCACCAAACGAGGTACAAGTGGGGATGCAAAAATTACCTTCGATTCCAAATGGGCCTCCGAATCATCTCGTTACAGTGCGAAAAACAGACTGTTTCCGTCTCCAGAACGGTGGATCCAAGGTCATCCATTTTGCTTCCGCCGGTCGCTCCCGGGAGTTGCGGCTCCCGGGAGAGGCAGGAGATTATTCCGATTCAGTAATGACAATATCGCTCGGTATTTCAAATTTCTCTTGCGGAGGTGCCACCTCTTCCACCGATATAACTTCCGAAGAGGTGGCTATGCCCATCGTCTCACCCTCCATCTTCATCATCACGTTGCCCCACATCACATATTCCACTTCCGTTCCCTTATCGCTCCTTATGCGCATCTTGCGGCATTTATAGCCCAGAAATTTCACCTCTCCGAGATCTTCCATCTTCATCTTTCCCAGCAACTCGTCTGTCAAGCTCTCGACATCCACCCCCAGCGGATTGATTGCCCGGGTCTGCTTATAATGTTCACCGCTCTTCTTGTCCAGGTCGATTTTCCAGTGATCGTCCCCTTTGATGATCTCCAGCGTGTGGGAGGAGTAATCCTCTCCCATCACCTCCATCGGTACTGTTGTCTCGATTGCCTCCCACTCGCCCCACTTATCGAAATAGGTGACGATCTCCATCTTCATGCCCATTGCCTTGGAAGTGGAGCGTATGATTCCCTGCTCGATGGGGTATCTTCTCTTGCCAGCATCCGCTTGCAGCTCTTTTACCGATAA
- a CDS encoding FecR family protein produces MNTDNTYTSYTDFLKDKKFIQWQLMPNENLDIYWQSFIGHHAEHKKNIQKAITYLKKIGLNESDLSENERTVLLEKIQRTIRQEKKIKQRKLFWYTSASAAAIALIIIGITLFYPSSVSIDIPDKELITGELLNNEDIQLITSGEAIIFKNDVEVTLNEEGTAEIVQANNETSKVKIDRDKLNSLVIPYGKRSTLTLADGSRVWLNSGSVLEFPAQFSGKKREIRLASGEMYIEVAHNKEKPFYVQTGDFNVKVYGTKFNISTYSGSPQSVVLVEGSVSLQSKDHKELFITPSEKAVYSGSGTFDTQKVDVNQFISWKDGYLSFDKTPMTEVLQQIGRYYNLSFDFENDINLQKRTCTGKIYLSDNLDNVMTIISLLSSTSYQRTENKILITNELS; encoded by the coding sequence ATGAATACTGACAATACTTATACCAGCTATACGGATTTTTTAAAAGATAAAAAATTCATCCAATGGCAACTGATGCCCAATGAAAATTTAGATATCTACTGGCAAAGTTTCATCGGACACCACGCTGAGCACAAAAAAAATATACAAAAGGCAATTACTTATCTCAAAAAGATAGGGCTAAATGAAAGCGATTTAAGTGAGAATGAACGCACAGTGCTCCTTGAAAAAATTCAGAGGACCATCCGGCAAGAGAAAAAGATAAAGCAGCGCAAACTTTTTTGGTATACATCAGCCTCTGCAGCTGCGATTGCATTGATTATTATTGGAATTACACTGTTTTATCCATCTTCGGTATCCATCGACATTCCGGATAAAGAACTTATTACAGGAGAACTGTTGAATAATGAGGATATTCAGCTTATTACAAGTGGAGAAGCTATTATATTTAAAAATGATGTAGAGGTAACGCTCAATGAAGAAGGAACAGCTGAAATTGTACAGGCCAATAATGAGACCAGTAAAGTGAAAATTGACCGGGATAAGCTTAATTCGCTGGTTATCCCATATGGTAAGCGCTCTACACTCACTCTGGCTGATGGTAGTAGGGTGTGGCTCAATTCCGGATCAGTACTCGAATTTCCGGCACAATTCAGCGGTAAAAAACGGGAAATACGTCTGGCATCGGGAGAGATGTATATCGAAGTCGCCCACAACAAAGAAAAACCCTTCTACGTACAGACCGGTGATTTCAACGTAAAAGTATATGGAACCAAATTCAATATTTCAACTTATTCCGGTTCACCGCAATCGGTAGTATTGGTGGAAGGGAGTGTCAGCCTGCAATCGAAAGATCACAAGGAATTGTTTATAACACCTAGCGAAAAGGCCGTTTATTCCGGAAGCGGTACATTCGATACACAAAAAGTCGATGTAAATCAATTCATCAGTTGGAAGGACGGCTATCTTTCTTTCGACAAGACACCAATGACCGAAGTGTTGCAGCAGATCGGCAGATATTACAACCTTTCGTTCGATTTTGAAAATGATATAAACCTGCAAAAACGGACTTGTACGGGGAAAATATATTTATCTGATAATCTGGATAATGTTATGACGATTATAAGTTTACTATCTTCCACGTCCTATCAGAGAACTGAAAATAAAATCCTTATTACCAATGAACTCTCTTAA
- a CDS encoding PNGase F N-terminal domain-containing protein: MKRTISIFLTGILTIVAVLAVETSKMQLSTDRKDTFEGEKEYKTIRITYPMGSREGASGAKTVMEISGNWAKITTVSHRRDTDAPVQPTYLDYNTGREIKTALLKGEESIYTIRSFTINEGLEFLDETEVIAGYKCKKAKTIINSNTLEIWYTTELGMYGSVQPGVAIPEGIVLKVVRNGNPTAVASKVELLNEETVLEPTLRGVELKAPAFNYKIQQSRVIAVNVFDHESIYFRDIPKVTQLDEEKVLRFANGSILMRKVKLPEENMGYSIFTELSHYSEGDAYDRTGSIFIIPTERERSFFDGLLHGKESLPVYHDKDGNPYEGMVVTDDYLPPFELMRFYTSFGVRGYNHIEVADYNWPDSVVFKQEVTDYASILKGDVWVGAWIGNYSHDGHNVTLDIKYYPQRESAPKEVYPLFATVNIMEMAGQAYPENMFRNDSLTVNFKIDRDLKDGYIRYISTGHGGWGGGDEFNPKLNEIFLDGKRIIAYTPWREDCGSYRELNPASGNFANGLSSSDLSRSGWCPGTVSYPVYIRVGDMKAGEHQLKVTIPVGDPAGNSLSYWCISGVLVGDVDGNPAD; encoded by the coding sequence ATGAAACGAACTATATCAATATTTTTGACAGGGATCCTTACTATTGTGGCGGTGCTTGCTGTAGAAACATCGAAAATGCAATTGTCAACGGATAGGAAGGATACTTTTGAAGGTGAAAAAGAGTATAAAACGATCAGGATTACCTATCCTATGGGATCAAGAGAGGGTGCTTCCGGAGCCAAAACCGTGATGGAGATATCAGGAAACTGGGCAAAAATTACCACTGTCTCCCACAGAAGGGACACCGATGCGCCGGTGCAGCCTACCTATCTCGATTACAACACAGGAAGAGAGATCAAAACAGCGCTCCTGAAAGGTGAAGAATCTATTTATACCATCCGTTCGTTTACCATCAACGAGGGGCTTGAGTTTTTAGATGAGACGGAGGTGATTGCCGGTTATAAATGCAAGAAAGCAAAAACTATCATCAATTCCAATACTCTCGAAATTTGGTACACTACCGAACTGGGTATGTATGGCTCCGTACAGCCGGGAGTAGCAATCCCCGAAGGGATAGTATTGAAAGTAGTAAGGAATGGTAATCCTACGGCAGTGGCAAGTAAGGTGGAATTGCTCAACGAAGAGACAGTGTTGGAGCCTACGCTGCGGGGAGTTGAGTTGAAAGCACCGGCTTTTAACTACAAAATCCAGCAAAGCCGGGTGATCGCGGTCAATGTGTTTGATCACGAAAGCATATATTTCAGGGATATTCCCAAAGTGACACAGTTGGATGAAGAAAAAGTCCTCCGGTTTGCCAACGGATCGATCCTGATGAGAAAGGTAAAACTTCCGGAAGAAAATATGGGTTACTCCATCTTTACTGAGTTATCACATTATTCGGAAGGGGATGCTTATGACCGTACCGGATCGATTTTTATTATTCCGACGGAAAGGGAGCGATCCTTCTTCGATGGCCTTCTCCACGGCAAGGAAAGCCTTCCCGTATATCATGACAAGGATGGGAATCCGTATGAAGGGATGGTTGTGACCGATGATTATCTTCCCCCGTTTGAATTAATGCGCTTCTATACTTCATTTGGAGTACGCGGATACAATCATATTGAAGTGGCGGATTATAATTGGCCCGATTCCGTAGTTTTCAAGCAGGAGGTTACTGATTATGCTTCCATCCTTAAAGGTGATGTATGGGTAGGTGCATGGATCGGTAATTATTCACATGACGGGCATAATGTTACGCTTGACATTAAATATTACCCACAACGGGAAAGCGCACCAAAAGAGGTCTATCCGCTTTTCGCAACTGTTAATATTATGGAGATGGCCGGTCAGGCATATCCCGAAAATATGTTCCGGAACGATTCTCTTACCGTCAATTTCAAAATTGATAGGGATCTGAAAGACGGATATATCCGTTACATATCCACCGGACATGGTGGTTGGGGCGGTGGAGACGAATTCAACCCGAAACTGAACGAGATATTTCTGGATGGAAAACGGATTATTGCATACACTCCGTGGAGAGAGGATTGTGGCAGCTATCGTGAACTCAATCCGGCTTCGGGCAACTTTGCAAACGGACTCTCTTCTTCCGACCTGAGCAGGTCGGGCTGGTGCCCCGGCACAGTAAGTTATCCGGTATATATCCGTGTGGGTGATATGAAAGCAGGGGAACATCAACTTAAGGTTACTATTCCCGTGGGCGATCCTGCCGGAAACAGTCTTAGCTACTGGTGTATTTCCGGTGTGCTGGTCGGTGATGTGGACGGTAATCCGGCTGACTGA
- a CDS encoding RNA polymerase sigma factor, with amino-acid sequence MRDPSKLVKREKDIASIYTLYVDDLFTYGCYLGFAREIVKDAIHDIFIKITTDSNKLDNISNIKFYLFRSLKNRLLDIHKNQREHIDLENIDLLQEIPFNIQVNIEDLMIEEEEQMQIKTGIEQMLNSLTDRQREIIYLRYVQGYDYPQIAELLQISVHGCRKLVSKAILSLREKFGIFFLLGYHSYFLLTLK; translated from the coding sequence ATGAGGGATCCTTCCAAGTTGGTGAAAAGAGAGAAAGATATTGCTTCAATTTATACCCTGTATGTGGATGACCTATTCACATATGGTTGTTATTTAGGCTTTGCCAGAGAGATCGTGAAAGATGCCATTCACGATATTTTTATAAAAATCACTACCGACAGCAATAAGTTGGACAATATATCCAATATTAAATTCTACCTTTTCAGATCACTGAAGAACAGGCTTCTGGATATCCATAAAAATCAAAGGGAGCATATTGACCTGGAAAATATAGATCTTCTACAGGAAATACCTTTCAATATACAAGTGAATATAGAAGACCTGATGATCGAAGAAGAGGAACAGATGCAGATAAAAACAGGTATTGAACAGATGCTCAATTCTCTTACCGACCGACAGCGGGAAATAATCTATCTTCGTTATGTACAGGGTTACGATTATCCACAAATTGCCGAATTACTTCAAATTTCGGTACATGGCTGTCGTAAACTGGTATCTAAAGCTATTCTCAGCCTTCGGGAGAAATTCGGTATTTTTTTTCTTCTGGGTTACCACTCCTATTTTCTTCTTACCCTTAAATAA
- a CDS encoding aspartate dehydrogenase domain-containing protein: MKKLVIVGCGYLADIVADALLQGLLPGYDLVGVYSRTVLKAERLAARMESEGRVCKACSSLEELLALKPDFLIEAASPAAMKELALPALKNGTSIVTLSIGALADTPFYEEVKRAAIAHGTRVYIASGATGGFDVLRTATLMGNASADFRNVKGVRALRRSPFYTPEMETANKVVFLGTAREAIATFPTGLNVAVAASLATVGPEKLKVAMESTPDFVGDRQRVEIKNEQVHAVVDVYSATPEIAAWSVVSTLQNIDSPIVF, encoded by the coding sequence ATGAAAAAACTAGTGATTGTTGGATGCGGTTATCTGGCCGATATTGTGGCCGACGCCCTTTTACAAGGGTTGTTACCCGGTTATGACCTGGTAGGTGTCTATTCCAGAACGGTGTTGAAAGCTGAACGACTCGCCGCCAGAATGGAATCAGAAGGGCGTGTATGTAAAGCATGTTCCTCATTGGAGGAGTTGCTGGCTTTAAAGCCGGACTTCCTGATAGAAGCTGCTTCTCCTGCAGCGATGAAAGAATTGGCTCTGCCTGCACTTAAAAACGGAACATCTATTGTAACCTTGTCGATTGGTGCTTTAGCCGATACGCCCTTTTATGAAGAGGTGAAGAGGGCAGCTATTGCCCATGGTACGCGGGTATACATTGCTTCCGGTGCCACAGGCGGATTTGATGTGCTCAGAACCGCTACACTGATGGGAAATGCTTCCGCGGATTTTCGGAATGTAAAAGGTGTAAGGGCATTGAGAAGATCTCCTTTTTATACTCCCGAAATGGAGACTGCCAATAAGGTGGTCTTCTTGGGAACAGCCAGGGAAGCGATAGCGACCTTTCCTACCGGCCTGAATGTAGCAGTAGCGGCTTCACTGGCGACAGTCGGTCCCGAGAAATTGAAGGTGGCTATGGAGTCGACCCCCGACTTTGTAGGGGACAGGCAGCGGGTGGAAATAAAGAATGAACAGGTGCATGCTGTGGTCGATGTATATAGTGCCACACCCGAAATTGCCGCTTGGTCGGTAGTAAGCACCCTTCAGAATATTGATTCTCCTATTGTATTCTGA
- a CDS encoding NAD(P)-dependent oxidoreductase: MFRKLVAIEPISLIPSAEQKLDSFAREVTLYHDIPDDDNEIAHRIGDADAVLLSYTSHLGKPALEQCPNVKYIGMCCSLYSPESANVDIHYANSRGITVTGIRDYGDEGVVEYVISELVRCLHGFDQEPWDGMAREITGIKAGIIGLGKSGGMIADALRFFGAEISYFARSEKEDAKAKGYRFLPLDDLLYESEVICCCLNRNTILLHEAQFKKLGNKKILFNTGLSPAWDEVPFLQWLQGDNLCFCDTAGALGGEHLLNHPNVRCMQTSTGRTRQAFGRLSEKVLRNLSDYTGIRIQ; this comes from the coding sequence ATGTTCCGAAAATTAGTTGCTATTGAACCAATCAGCTTAATTCCATCTGCAGAACAAAAGTTGGATTCATTTGCCAGGGAAGTAACTCTTTATCATGACATTCCTGATGATGATAACGAAATCGCACACCGAATCGGGGATGCCGATGCTGTATTGCTCAGCTATACTTCGCACCTCGGCAAACCGGCTCTGGAACAATGTCCCAATGTGAAATATATTGGCATGTGCTGCTCCCTCTATTCTCCCGAAAGTGCCAATGTAGATATCCACTATGCCAACAGCAGGGGAATAACCGTCACAGGCATACGTGATTATGGAGACGAAGGTGTTGTTGAGTATGTGATCAGTGAGTTGGTACGTTGTCTGCACGGATTCGACCAGGAACCATGGGACGGTATGGCAAGGGAAATCACGGGGATCAAAGCAGGTATTATAGGTCTCGGCAAATCAGGGGGTATGATCGCAGATGCTCTCCGTTTCTTCGGGGCAGAGATATCCTATTTTGCCCGCAGTGAGAAAGAAGATGCCAAGGCAAAGGGGTATCGTTTCCTGCCATTAGATGACTTACTTTATGAATCGGAAGTGATTTGCTGTTGTCTCAACAGGAATACCATATTATTGCATGAAGCACAATTTAAAAAATTAGGCAATAAAAAGATACTTTTCAATACAGGTCTCTCTCCCGCATGGGATGAAGTCCCTTTCCTGCAATGGCTTCAGGGAGATAACCTATGCTTTTGTGATACAGCCGGTGCACTGGGAGGAGAACATCTTCTCAATCACCCGAATGTACGTTGCATGCAGACATCTACCGGACGTACACGACAGGCGTTCGGTCGCCTGAGTGAAAAGGTACTCCGGAATCTATCGGATTATACCGGTATCAGAATACAATAG